A stretch of DNA from Acidovorax carolinensis:
AAGAGGTGCAGAAGATCGTCAGCCAGATGCAGGAAGGCACTGACAAGCCACGGCACAAGGTTGAGTTCATGGTGGGCGAGTTGGTGCGGGTCAAGGAAGGCCCTTTCACGGATTTCAACGGATCAGTGGAAGAGGTGAATTACGAAAAGAGCCGAGTACGCGTTTCCGTGATGATCTTTGGTCGCTCTACTCCGGTGGAGCTGGAGTTTGGGCAGGTCGAAAAGACGTAAGTCTTTCGATACAAAACCTGATCCAACAAATTTGGGCATCGCACTTTTCGACTCGGTGCGAATGCAGTTGATGAGTCGTTAACCCCGGGGAGCCAGTTCTTGCATCGGCAGGGCTGGCGTTATCACCCGCAAGGAGTAAAGCATGGCGAAAAAAATCGTCGGTTTTATCAAGCTGCAAGTGCCAGCTGGTAAGGCCAATCCATCCCCACCCATCGGCCCTGCGCTCGGTCAGCGTGGCCTCAACATCATGGAATTCTGCAAGGCATTCAATGCGCAGACCCAAGGTGTTGAGCCCGGTCTGCCGCTGCCTGTGGTCATCACGGCGTTTGCAGACAAGAGCTTTACCTTCATCATCAAGACGCCGCCTGCGACGGTTTTGATCAAGAAGGCGATCAAGCTGGAAAAAGGCTCGCCCAACGCCCTGAGCACCAAGGTTGGCAAGATTACTCGCGCCCAGCTCGAGGAAATCGCCAAGACTAAGTTCAAGGACATGAATGCCGCCAATGTGGACGCCGCTGTCCGCACGCTGGCTGGCTCTGCGCGCTCCATGGGCGTGACGGTGGAGGGTTTGTAAATGGCCAAGCTGACAAAGAAACAAAAGGCCCAGCAGGGCAAAGTGGACAGCACCAAGCTGTACGCATTTGCTGACGCGATTGCACTCGTCAAGGACGCGGCAACTGCCAAGTTCGATGAGTCCATTGATGTGGCCGTGCAGTTGGGCATCGATGCCAAGAAGTCCGACCAGGTTGTGCGCGGTGCCGTGGTGCTGCCCAATGGGACCGGAAAGACCACCCGCGTGGCGGTTTTTGCACAAGGTGCCAAGGCGGAAGAAGCCAAGGCCGCTGGTGCCGACATCGTGGGCATGGACGACCTCGCTGCCATGGTCAAGGCTGGTGACATGCCTTTCGATGTGGTGATCGCCGCGCCTGACGCGATGCGCGTGGTGGGTACGCTGGGTCAGATTCTGGGCCCGCGTGGCCTGATGCCTAACCCCAAGGTGGGCACCGTGACGCCTGATGTTGCTACCGCCGTCAAGAATGCCAAAGCGGGTCAGGTGCAATTCAGAGTCGACAAGGCCGGCATCGTGCACGGCACGATTGGTCGTCGCTCGTTTGACAATGACAAGCTGCAGGGCAACCTGGCTGCCTTGATCGACGCGCTGAACAAGGCCAAGCCTGCGTCGAGCAAGGGTCTGTACCTGCGCAAGGTTGCTGTTTCGTCGACGATGGGCCTGGGTGTCCGCGTGGATACGCAGTCCATCGCAGCGTAATTGCAAGAAATCTTCAGGCCTTCAAAAGGCCTGATGTGGTGGGCTGAAAGCGCTCTGGCGTTTTCGGGCCATCCAAGACCGTTGGTGTGCTGGATGTTCGCACTTAAACCCTTTGGGGCCAACGCAGATGGCGATCCCGCTGCAGATGGAATGTTTTCCTGAACAGTTGGTCGCTGCAACAAGAGCGCGTACGAGGCCTTTGCCGAGTGCGCATTTTAAGGAGTAGACCTTGAGTCTTAATCGCAGTGAGAAAGAAGCGGTCATCAGTGAAGTGACCAGCCTCGCCGCTAAAGCTCAAACGCTTGTGATCGCGGAATACCGTGGCATCACGGTCGCCGACATGACCAAACTGCGTGTTGATGCTCGCAGCAAGGGCGTGACCCTGAGTGTTCTGAAGAACACCCTGGCTCGCCGTGCTGTGGCTGGCAGCGCATTTGACGTGGTGGCAGACCAGATGACCGGTCCGCTCATCTATGGCTTCTCTGAAGACGCTGTGGCCGCCGCCAAGGTGGTGGCCGATTTCGCGAAGACCAACGACAAACTGGTAATTCGCGGTGGCGCTTTCGGTGGCAAGGCCCTGGATGTCAACGGCGTTAAGCAACTGGCCAACATTCCTTCCAAGGAAGTTCTTTTGGCTCAGATTTGTGGCTTGCTTATGTCCCCCATGTCGCGTACGGCCGTTGTGCTGGGCGCGCTGGCGGCGAAAAAAGGCGAAGGCGC
This window harbors:
- the rplJ gene encoding 50S ribosomal protein L10; protein product: MSLNRSEKEAVISEVTSLAAKAQTLVIAEYRGITVADMTKLRVDARSKGVTLSVLKNTLARRAVAGSAFDVVADQMTGPLIYGFSEDAVAAAKVVADFAKTNDKLVIRGGAFGGKALDVNGVKQLANIPSKEVLLAQICGLLMSPMSRTAVVLGALAAKKGEGAAAPAAEPVAA
- the rplA gene encoding 50S ribosomal protein L1, whose product is MAKLTKKQKAQQGKVDSTKLYAFADAIALVKDAATAKFDESIDVAVQLGIDAKKSDQVVRGAVVLPNGTGKTTRVAVFAQGAKAEEAKAAGADIVGMDDLAAMVKAGDMPFDVVIAAPDAMRVVGTLGQILGPRGLMPNPKVGTVTPDVATAVKNAKAGQVQFRVDKAGIVHGTIGRRSFDNDKLQGNLAALIDALNKAKPASSKGLYLRKVAVSSTMGLGVRVDTQSIAA
- the rplK gene encoding 50S ribosomal protein L11, translating into MAKKIVGFIKLQVPAGKANPSPPIGPALGQRGLNIMEFCKAFNAQTQGVEPGLPLPVVITAFADKSFTFIIKTPPATVLIKKAIKLEKGSPNALSTKVGKITRAQLEEIAKTKFKDMNAANVDAAVRTLAGSARSMGVTVEGL